TGGGAGAAGGCCGCCGCGGAGGTCGAGGCGGTGTACCACGCCTGCTTGCACCCTCCGGCGGCCATCGGCAGCCGGGCCTAGAGGACGATCTATGTGCGGCTTCATCGGATACCTCATTCCCCAGGGAAAGCCTCGACCCGACTTGGCGACTTGGAGTCAACTCCTTGTGCACCGCGGCCCCGACTCCGGGGGGACCTACCAGGAGGGGCCGCTGGGCTTTGGCTTTCGTCGCCTGGCCATCCTCGACCTCTCCGAAGCGGGCAACCAGCCCATGCAAGGCGAGCGTTTCGCGCTGGTGTTCAACGGGGAGATCTACAACCACGCCGACCTTCGGGCCGAACTCGCCACGCCCAGGGGTGGCTGGCGGGGGCACTCGGACACCGAGACCATCCTCCAGGCCTGCGAACAGTGGGGCGTGCGCGCTGCCCTCGAGCGCCTCAATGGCATGTTCGCCCTGGCTATCTGGGACAAACAGCGTCAGGAGCTGACACTGGCCCGCGACCCGCTGGGGGTCAAGCCGCTCTTATACCTCGAGCGAGGCGGCGCCTTGTACTTTGCCAGCGAACTCAAGGCCCTACGGCCCTACAGCCAGGGGCGGCTCTCGGCTGCGGGCGTGGCGCTCTACGCTTCCTTGGGCTTCGTGCCCGCGCCCTTCTCGCTGCTCGACGACGTGAGGAAGCTGCGCCCCGGTGAGGTGCGGGTCTTCGGGCGTGACCCGCGCGGACGATCCCTTTCAGGACAGCCTGGCGGCTGGTTCATCCACTACAAGGCCTGGCGGGAAGAGCGTAGCGCCGAGCCGGGCGATTTGCGCGTGGCGGTCGAGAAAGCCGTGCAGCGGCAGCTCATCTCCGACGTGCCGGTGGGCATCTTCCTCTCCGGCGGTGTGGATTCTTCGGCCATCGCTCACGTCGTCGCCCGGAGCGGAAGCCTCTGCTCCTTCAGCCTGCGGCCCGTGGATTCCAACCCCGAGGCCGAGCTCGACGCCGACCTCGCCGCCATGCAGGCCAGGAAGCTGGGCCTGCGTCACCACGAAGTCCCCTTCGACCCCGCCGAAATCGCCCAGGATCCCGCCGACCTGCTCGCCCGCATGGATGAGCCGGTGCTCGAGCCCTATTTCCACGGCGAGGTGCTGCTCTCGCAGGTTGCGCGGGCCGCTGGGATCAGCGTGGTGCTCACCGGGCACGGCGGTGACGAGGTGTTCATGGGCTATCCCACCTACCAGGCGGTGGAGAAGGGGGAGCGCTACGACCGCATCCCCCTGCTGGGCCCGGCCCTGCGCGCGGCCTCGAGCCTGCCCTTCTTCTCCGGCCACACCCGCGACAACCTGCGGGGCGCGGCCAGCGTGTGGCGCCGGCCCTTCCTCGAGGGCTACGCCTTGCGCTCGGCGGTGCTCTTCGACGTAGCCGCCTCGGCCCACCTGGCCGGGCTGGCGGCCTCTGAAGTGGACGAGATCCTCCGGGGGCTGCTCGAGGACGTGCGGCGGAGCGTCGAGCGCCTGCCCAGCCCCGCCCGCCGCCTGCGC
The window above is part of the Calidithermus timidus DSM 17022 genome. Proteins encoded here:
- the asnB gene encoding asparagine synthase (glutamine-hydrolyzing), which codes for MCGFIGYLIPQGKPRPDLATWSQLLVHRGPDSGGTYQEGPLGFGFRRLAILDLSEAGNQPMQGERFALVFNGEIYNHADLRAELATPRGGWRGHSDTETILQACEQWGVRAALERLNGMFALAIWDKQRQELTLARDPLGVKPLLYLERGGALYFASELKALRPYSQGRLSAAGVALYASLGFVPAPFSLLDDVRKLRPGEVRVFGRDPRGRSLSGQPGGWFIHYKAWREERSAEPGDLRVAVEKAVQRQLISDVPVGIFLSGGVDSSAIAHVVARSGSLCSFSLRPVDSNPEAELDADLAAMQARKLGLRHHEVPFDPAEIAQDPADLLARMDEPVLEPYFHGEVLLSQVARAAGISVVLTGHGGDEVFMGYPTYQAVEKGERYDRIPLLGPALRAASSLPFFSGHTRDNLRGAASVWRRPFLEGYALRSAVLFDVAASAHLAGLAASEVDEILRGLLEDVRRSVERLPSPARRLRPVELAARMDLLFNVPEHYNQRLDRASMSASVEARVPLQDLDLLDCVLRLGAEALMDGGLKGLMKQSFGELPREVLYRPKRHFQAPLLGWLRRGGALEPWVKSQLRSLEQRLGQGLPPLTLDSTQAAYRAWSLALLEGWAQKLQLDTVPA